GCGCTGTGACGGTGCTTGTTTCCGATGATGGCGCTGTGTTCTATCAACTCCGGCAAAGCACACTGGCCGGGATCGCTGAAGAGGGCGCAACCGCTCCCGCCCGCGAGATCATCCACGATCGCGGCATTACCCCTTATCACCCCCTCGTCGGTGTCAGTCCTCTGACTGCTGCCGGTTACGCTGCAATGCAGGGCGTCAATATCCAGCGCAATAGCTCGAAGTTCTTCGAGAACGGGGCGCAACCTGGGGGCGTCCTGACTGCACCCGGTGCAATCTCGAAAGAGACTGCCGATCGACTCAAGGCGGACTGGGAGTTGAAGTTCAGCGGTGCCAACTTCGGCAAGACTGCCGTCCTTGGTGACGGCCTGAGCTTCCAGCAGATGACCGTTTCCGCTGTCGATAGCCAACTGATCGAACAGCTTCAATTCACCGCGCAAGACGTGTGCAGGGCGTTCAACATCCCGGCGTGGAAGATCGGCGCCGGTCCTGCTGCCCCCTACACCAGCAACGAGCAGATGAGCCTGTCCTACTACTCGGACGCGGTTCAGCACCTCGTGGAAGCCATCGAGCTGTGCCTGGATGACGGCCTCGATCTGCCCGCAACCATGCGCACCGAGCTCGACGAATCCGCCTTGCTGCGCATGGATACCGCCAGCCGTTACACCGCGCACAGCAGCGCGATCAACGCCGGCTGGATCACGATCAACGAAGTGCGCGCCCGTGAGGGACTGCCCCCGGTGAAGGGCGGCGATGAGGTCTATCGCCAGATGCAGGATCGCCCCCTGTCGGAAGCCCCGGAGAACACTGAAGAGGTGCCGGCATGACCACGCTGGATCAGGCGCGCTATCACCTCCGCATCGACGGCACCGAACACGATGCAGAGATCGAGCAAAAGTTGATGCTCGCCCGCGCCATCGTTTCCGACTATATCGGCAGCAACAACCAGTCGAATGGTGACGTTGAACAAGCCGCCACGATGCTTGTCCTCGGCGAGCTTTGGCTGAACCGCGAATCGAGCAGTGCCGACGTACTGAGTCCGGCTGTTCGCAGCCTGCTTGAGCGTCAAAAGGTGCAGGCACTGGCATGAAGCTGAACGCTGGTCGCCTGCGCCACCGCATCCGGATCGAAAGGCCGATTGCCACGCAAGACCCGGATACGGGCGCACTCACTGAAGCGGTGCAGATCATCGGCACTGTCTTTGCCAGTATCGAGCCGCTGAGCGCCCGCGAGTTCATCGCAGCCCAATCAACACAAAGCCAGATCACGGCCAAGATTCTGATGCGCTATCGCACCGGACTCACCCCGGATATGCGCCTTATCGATGTCGCTACTGGCACCGTCTATAACCCCGCTGGCTTCCTTCCTGACCCCTATACGGGCCGGGACTGGCTGACGATTCCCTGCGTGGTGGCGTGATGCTGACGCTGAACGTTCGAGAACTTGCGGCCCTGACCGATCGCCTGCGCGACATCGAAGCCAAGATCGCCAAGAAGGCACTGCGCGCTGCTGCCCGGAAGGGCATGGCGATCGTCCGCGACGAGGTGAAGGCCAACGCCCCAGAAGACACCAGCCCTGACGCGGACAACATCAGGACGAAGACCCACATCGCCCTGCAAACGAGCTTCCGGCGTGGGGTGCTTTTCGTCCGCGTGGGCGTGCGTGGCGGGGCGAAGCAGAACCCCGACACCCCGTACTACTGGCGGATGGTCGAGTTCGGCACGCAGCACATTGCGGCCAAGCCCTTCATGCAGCCCGCCCTTGAGAACAACGCCGACGCGGTCATCGATCGCATCGCCGAGGAACTGCGCAGGGAGTTGGACAAGGCATGAACCTCTTTCAACTGATCAAGCAAAGCCCGGCCTGCACGGCAGTGCTCGGTGACA
This genomic window from Thauera humireducens contains:
- a CDS encoding phage portal protein encodes the protein MAFFDFLKRTKSASPVPSNAGGWFPVIRESSPGAWQRDEAIEVETVLAHSAVFACASLISNDIGKLPIRVSAKQKGVWTEINHELAKLFRKPNSYQNRAQFFGAWTLSKLLYGNAYMLKQRDASGKVIALHVLDPRAVTVLVSDDGAVFYQLRQSTLAGIAEEGATAPAREIIHDRGITPYHPLVGVSPLTAAGYAAMQGVNIQRNSSKFFENGAQPGGVLTAPGAISKETADRLKADWELKFSGANFGKTAVLGDGLSFQQMTVSAVDSQLIEQLQFTAQDVCRAFNIPAWKIGAGPAAPYTSNEQMSLSYYSDAVQHLVEAIELCLDDGLDLPATMRTELDESALLRMDTASRYTAHSSAINAGWITINEVRAREGLPPVKGGDEVYRQMQDRPLSEAPENTEEVPA
- a CDS encoding head-tail connector protein, whose translation is MTTLDQARYHLRIDGTEHDAEIEQKLMLARAIVSDYIGSNNQSNGDVEQAATMLVLGELWLNRESSSADVLSPAVRSLLERQKVQALA
- a CDS encoding phage head closure protein yields the protein MKLNAGRLRHRIRIERPIATQDPDTGALTEAVQIIGTVFASIEPLSAREFIAAQSTQSQITAKILMRYRTGLTPDMRLIDVATGTVYNPAGFLPDPYTGRDWLTIPCVVA
- a CDS encoding HK97-gp10 family putative phage morphogenesis protein: MLTLNVRELAALTDRLRDIEAKIAKKALRAAARKGMAIVRDEVKANAPEDTSPDADNIRTKTHIALQTSFRRGVLFVRVGVRGGAKQNPDTPYYWRMVEFGTQHIAAKPFMQPALENNADAVIDRIAEELRRELDKA